In one window of Camelus bactrianus isolate YW-2024 breed Bactrian camel chromosome 13, ASM4877302v1, whole genome shotgun sequence DNA:
- the MYCL gene encoding protein L-Myc, producing MCMCAGCRAAPSRRGAGPLQVAGGGREGEDMDFDSYQHYFYDYDCGEDFYRSTAPSEDIWKKFELVPSPPTSPPWGSSPGAGDPAPGIGSPEPWPGAGAGDEAESRGYSKAWGRNYASIIRRDCMWSGFSARERLERAVSDRLAAGAPRGNPSKAPAAPDCAPSLEAGNPAPAAPGPLGEPKTQTCSGSESPSDSEGEEIDVVTVEKRQSLGVRKPVTITVRADPLDPCMKHFHISIHQQQHNYAARFPPESCSQGEAPERGPQEEALEREAPEEKEDEADEEIVSPPPEESEPPQPCHPKPVSSDTEDVTKRKNHNFLERKRRNDLRSRFLALRDQVPTLASCSKAPKVVILSKALEYLQALVGAEKRMATEKRQLRCRQQQLQKRIAYLSGY from the exons atgtgtatgtgtgcgggctgccgggctgCCCCGAGCCGGCGGGGAGCCGGTCCGCTCCAGGTGGCGGGCGGCGGGCGCGAG GGAGAGGACATGGACTTCGATTCGTACCAGCACTATTTCTATGACTATGACTGCGGGGAGGATTTCTACCGCTCCACGGCGCCCAGCGAGGACATCTGGAAGAAATTCGAGCTGGTGCCGTCGCCCCCTACTTCGCCGCCTTGGGGCTCCAGTCCTGGCGCTGGGGACCCGGCCCCTGGAATTGGTTCCCCGGAGCCGTGGCCCGGAGCGGGCGCCGGGGATGAGGCAGAATCCCGGGGTTACTCGAAAGCTTGGGGCAGGAACTACGCCTCCATCATCCGCCGCGACTGCATGTGGAGCGGCTTCTCGGCCCGGGAACGGCTGGAGAGAGCGGTGAGCGACCGGCTCGCAGCTGGCGCGCCCCGGGGGAACCCGTCCAAGGCGCCCGCCGCCCCGGACTGCGCTCCCAGCCTCGAAGCCGGCAACCCGGCGCCCGCTGCCCCCGGTCCGCTGGGCGAGCCCAAGACCCAGACCTGCTCGGGGTCCGAGAGCCCAAGCGACTCGG AGGGTGAAGAGATCGACGTTGTGACAGTGGAGAAGAGACAGTCCCTGGGTGTACGGAAGCCAGTCACAATCACAGTGCGAGCAGACCCTTTGGACCCCTGCATGAAACACTTCCACATCTCTATCCATCAGCAACAGCACAACTATGCTGCCCGTTTTCCTCCAGAAAGCTGCTCCCAAGGAGAGGCTCCAGAGAGAGGTCCCCAAGAAGAGGCTCTGGAGAGAGAGGCaccagaggaaaaggaagatgaggcagatgaagaaattgtgaGCCCCCCACCAGAAGAAAGCgagcctccccagccctgccaccccaAACCTGTCAGTTCTGACACCGAAGATGTGACCAAGAGAAAGAACCACAACTTCCTGGAACGCAAGAGGCGGAATGACCTCCGTTCCAGGTTCTTGGCCCTGAGGGACCAGGTACCCACCCTGGCCAGCTGCTCCAAGGCCCCCAAAGTAGTGATCCTGAGCAAGGCCTTGGAATACTTGCAAGCCCTAGTAGGGGCGGAGAAGAGGATGGCCACGGAGAAAAGGCAGCTCCGGTGTCGGCAGCAGCAACTGCAGAAAAGAATTGCATACCTCAGTGGCTACTAA